A DNA window from Verrucomicrobiota bacterium contains the following coding sequences:
- a CDS encoding response regulator yields MDPFTSTEIKGLRILLADDEVFIREMGSDVLTMLGCKPTVAPDGRKAWEIFQEDPNGFDVIISDYNMPEMTGIDLASCVMTLRPNMPFIVSTGFASGFTEKHAEDLGISCILPKPYIIQQLKDAIIEARTNAATA; encoded by the coding sequence ATGGACCCATTCACATCTACAGAAATCAAAGGCCTTCGCATTTTGTTGGCCGACGATGAGGTATTCATTCGTGAAATGGGTTCTGATGTCCTCACCATGCTGGGCTGTAAACCAACCGTCGCTCCCGATGGTCGAAAGGCCTGGGAAATTTTCCAGGAAGATCCAAACGGTTTTGATGTCATTATTTCAGATTACAATATGCCGGAAATGACCGGTATAGATCTGGCATCCTGTGTGATGACCTTAAGGCCTAACATGCCATTTATTGTAAGCACCGGTTTCGCCAGTGGTTTTACAGAGAAACATGCAGAGGACTTGGGCATCTCGTGTATTCTTCCTAAGCCGTATATCATCCAACAACTGAAGGATGCGATTATCGAGGCACGGACGAATGCTGCAACGGCTTAA
- a CDS encoding DUF420 domain-containing protein: MNKETQPGKAIGTVIGISAAILVFLFWLIYFKTPGQSESDWISNLPTVFTTFNAISACCLLVGFMAIKRGIKKLHITMMISATISSGIFLILYVIYSNYHGDSKFLGEGIIRPFYFFILISHIILSVAVVPLILLTLWFAIKKQYDKHKRIAKWTFPIWMYVSVTGVLVYLILNNFNHT; the protein is encoded by the coding sequence ATGAATAAGGAAACTCAACCCGGTAAAGCCATAGGTACCGTAATTGGAATCAGTGCCGCTATTTTGGTGTTTTTATTCTGGCTCATTTATTTCAAGACACCTGGTCAGAGCGAATCTGATTGGATATCGAATCTTCCGACTGTTTTTACCACTTTCAATGCCATATCGGCCTGCTGTTTGCTGGTGGGTTTTATGGCAATTAAGCGAGGAATCAAAAAGCTTCATATAACGATGATGATTTCCGCCACCATTTCATCGGGCATATTTTTGATTTTGTACGTTATCTACTCAAACTACCACGGAGACAGTAAGTTTTTGGGAGAAGGGATTATTCGGCCATTCTATTTTTTCATTTTGATAAGCCATATCATTTTGTCGGTAGCCGTAGTGCCTCTGATCCTGCTAACGCTCTGGTTCGCCATTAAGAAGCAATACGATAAGCATAAGCGAATCGCCAAATGGACATTTCCCATTTGGATGTATGTTTCGGTAACAGGAGTTTTGGTATACCTGATCCTCAACAATTTCAATCATACCTAG
- a CDS encoding anthranilate synthase component I, which produces MSKIEYQTPGGTTVICETDALPYSEALNEAFDAIDHNQGALFCSGYEYPGRYSRWDIGFIRPPIEIIGRHRKFEINALNDRGNLILPMICQAIEGKAYIKCLEIGESSVSGELVPMPDYFPEEERSKQPGLFSMLRSIRESFGSSNDEYLGFFGSFGYDLVFQFEPIQLKHERPDDYADAHLFLPDQLFIVDHRKETAEVRNYDFKSGSNSTIGLSRTGKYVELPPSQNKEIASDNAPGEYAEKVEKIINGTRKGDFFEVVLSQVFEGGTKDTPRELFDKIRVVNPSPYEFLINLGNEQLIGASPEMFVRVKGTTVETCPISGTAPRGNNAIEDAERILELMTSKKDEAELTMCTDVDRNDKSRVCKPGSVEVVGRRLIEAYSRLFHTVDHVEGELLDGYDAFDALLSHMWACTLTGAPKPAAMQRIEDLENSPREWYGGAVGFIGFNGDMNTGITIRTIHMKDGLAKFRVGATLLCDSDPVAEELECRTKASAFLDVLAGKTRDVEQGFVVPHIEGFKPRVFFVDNQDSFVHTLANYFRQAQAEVITIRAGFPLSMIDEYNPNLVFISPGPGTPEEFKVPEVVNYCVAKGIPCFGVCLGLQGMVQAFGGNLNLLDYPMHGKPSQISNNQSGLFEGFPESFRAGRYHSIYADKASLPECLEITAQTEDGIIMGIQHKDLPYSAVQFHPESILTLRGHLGLKLIHNVLKSLTK; this is translated from the coding sequence ATGTCTAAAATCGAATATCAAACTCCTGGAGGAACCACCGTCATATGCGAGACGGATGCCCTTCCTTATTCTGAAGCATTGAATGAAGCTTTTGATGCCATTGATCATAATCAAGGAGCCCTGTTTTGCAGCGGCTACGAATACCCGGGTCGTTACAGTCGGTGGGACATTGGTTTTATCAGGCCTCCCATTGAAATCATTGGGCGGCATCGCAAATTTGAAATCAACGCCCTCAATGACCGCGGCAACCTAATCCTGCCGATGATCTGCCAAGCCATCGAAGGCAAGGCCTACATCAAGTGTTTGGAAATCGGGGAAAGCTCCGTGAGCGGGGAGTTAGTTCCAATGCCGGATTATTTTCCTGAAGAAGAACGAAGTAAACAGCCGGGGTTATTTTCCATGCTTCGATCCATTCGTGAGTCGTTTGGTTCTTCGAATGATGAGTATCTGGGATTTTTCGGTTCCTTTGGTTATGACCTGGTTTTTCAGTTCGAGCCCATTCAATTGAAACACGAACGACCGGATGATTACGCCGATGCCCACCTTTTCTTACCCGACCAGCTGTTTATCGTGGACCACCGAAAAGAAACGGCGGAAGTCAGAAATTATGATTTCAAGTCTGGTTCAAATTCGACTATAGGTCTAAGCCGAACTGGCAAATACGTAGAATTGCCGCCTTCGCAGAATAAGGAAATTGCAAGTGACAATGCTCCAGGGGAGTACGCTGAAAAGGTTGAAAAAATAATCAATGGCACGCGGAAGGGAGACTTCTTTGAAGTCGTGCTAAGCCAGGTTTTTGAAGGTGGAACCAAAGACACCCCGCGCGAGTTGTTCGACAAGATACGGGTTGTTAACCCAAGCCCTTATGAATTTCTAATCAATCTGGGAAATGAACAACTGATCGGCGCCTCACCAGAGATGTTTGTGCGCGTGAAAGGGACGACCGTTGAGACCTGCCCCATTTCGGGAACAGCTCCTCGCGGGAATAATGCGATCGAAGATGCCGAGCGCATACTCGAGCTGATGACATCCAAAAAAGACGAGGCCGAGTTGACGATGTGCACCGACGTTGACCGCAATGACAAATCACGTGTGTGCAAACCGGGATCAGTAGAAGTAGTCGGGCGCCGCCTGATTGAGGCTTATTCCCGCTTGTTCCACACCGTGGATCATGTGGAAGGTGAGTTGCTGGATGGTTACGATGCATTTGATGCTTTGCTCTCTCATATGTGGGCCTGCACGCTCACCGGAGCACCCAAGCCGGCAGCCATGCAACGAATTGAAGACCTGGAAAACTCACCACGGGAATGGTATGGAGGGGCGGTTGGCTTTATCGGTTTCAACGGAGATATGAACACGGGCATCACCATCCGAACAATTCACATGAAAGACGGTCTGGCCAAATTCCGGGTCGGGGCCACTTTGCTTTGTGACTCAGACCCCGTTGCCGAAGAATTGGAATGTCGCACCAAAGCGAGCGCATTTCTCGACGTGCTGGCCGGCAAAACCCGGGACGTAGAACAAGGTTTTGTGGTTCCTCACATTGAAGGCTTTAAGCCGCGCGTGTTCTTTGTCGATAACCAGGATTCTTTTGTGCACACGCTGGCAAATTATTTCCGCCAGGCCCAGGCAGAAGTGATCACCATCCGTGCGGGGTTTCCATTGTCCATGATCGATGAATACAATCCGAATCTCGTTTTCATATCACCTGGTCCGGGGACTCCCGAAGAGTTCAAAGTTCCAGAAGTTGTCAATTATTGTGTGGCAAAGGGGATTCCCTGCTTCGGAGTATGCCTTGGACTGCAAGGAATGGTTCAGGCGTTTGGTGGAAATCTAAATTTACTTGATTATCCGATGCATGGTAAACCTTCCCAGATTAGCAATAACCAGTCAGGACTGTTTGAAGGGTTTCCTGAATCTTTTCGGGCAGGACGTTATCACTCGATCTACGCCGATAAAGCGAGCTTGCCCGAATGTTTGGAAATAACCGCCCAGACAGAAGACGGAATCATTATGGGTATACAGCATAAGGACCTTCCCTATTCCGCCGTTCAGTTTCATCCGGAATCAATATTAACTCTCCGCGGACACCTTGGGCTAAAACTGATTCACAATGTGTTAAAATCCCTGACCAAGTAA